From one Aeropyrum camini SY1 = JCM 12091 genomic stretch:
- a CDS encoding histone deacetylase family protein has protein sequence MREGRGGEEIRHILPLAPRGCSALSDDPRLYYTAVFKMHIPPRGSGHLEEPRRLDRAVAAIKRSGLLGRLEKVEPGFGSLRVFEEVHDPLYIRGLLSELEASLDSYFIDSDTYISPGTQAALEALASAVEEASEHVVEGGKALVLGRPPGHHAGVAGPGLGAPSLGGSLVNAAAAIAYRLAKRGLKVLIVDFDANHGNGTQEILQALPMGERIFHLDIHQDWRKSFPWTGEPGVTGDGAALNIVLPEGSGDDIMLALLEGLEPMIRDSAPDALVASMGFDGYTGDSPLTLTKLTANTYYSLGRLASGYPVAAVLETGFGRGLEQGLPAFVAGLLGLGNPAGEEATESSVEVWREFLELNKEVVEAG, from the coding sequence GTGCGGGAGGGGAGGGGAGGAGAGGAAATCCGACACATTCTACCTCTAGCCCCCAGGGGGTGCTCCGCCCTGTCTGATGACCCGAGGCTGTACTATACTGCAGTCTTCAAGATGCACATTCCCCCGCGCGGGAGCGGGCACCTAGAGGAGCCTAGGCGGCTGGACAGGGCGGTGGCCGCCATAAAGAGGAGCGGGTTGCTAGGTAGGCTTGAGAAGGTTGAGCCCGGCTTCGGGAGCCTCAGGGTTTTCGAGGAGGTCCACGACCCGCTGTACATTCGGGGCCTCCTCTCGGAGCTTGAAGCCTCCCTCGACTCCTACTTCATCGATAGCGACACTTACATAAGCCCGGGAACCCAGGCAGCTCTCGAAGCCCTTGCATCCGCTGTTGAAGAGGCGTCCGAGCATGTTGTAGAGGGAGGCAAGGCCCTGGTGCTCGGGAGGCCGCCGGGCCATCACGCTGGCGTTGCAGGCCCTGGACTCGGCGCGCCGAGCCTTGGGGGGAGTCTGGTGAATGCTGCGGCGGCGATAGCATATAGGCTGGCGAAGAGGGGGCTCAAGGTTCTTATAGTGGACTTCGACGCCAACCACGGAAACGGCACCCAGGAGATACTCCAGGCGCTGCCTATGGGCGAGAGAATCTTCCACCTCGATATACACCAGGACTGGAGGAAGAGCTTCCCGTGGACGGGGGAGCCGGGAGTCACGGGGGACGGAGCCGCCCTTAATATAGTGCTGCCAGAGGGTTCTGGAGACGACATAATGCTAGCCCTCCTGGAGGGGCTGGAGCCCATGATAAGAGACTCGGCGCCAGACGCCCTAGTGGCCAGCATGGGGTTCGACGGCTACACAGGCGACAGCCCCCTCACGCTCACCAAGCTAACGGCTAACACCTACTACTCCCTAGGCAGGCTTGCCTCAGGCTATCCAGTCGCGGCGGTGCTCGAGACGGGCTTTGGAAGAGGGTTGGAGCAGGGGCTCCCAGCCTTCGTAGCCGGCCTCCTGGGACTAGGGAACCCTGCGGGGGAGGAGGCTACGGAAAGCTCGGTGGAGGTGTGGAGAGAGTTTCTGGAGCTGAATAAGGAGGTTGTGGAGGCGGGTTAG
- a CDS encoding HD domain-containing protein, translating into MPRGGAGGVKSKIVKDVVHQFIELPSDLVATIVDRPLFQRLRRVRQLSLADYVYPGAVHTRFEHSLGVAYTMRRALHHIVKNVEEIVMPSVAEYIEDEYPLKGGLQKRLQGFATNLIRDVTQALRNMEGEAVVAALLHDSGHIMASHIAEQALHDPLIMVAPRAVRELPLLEEHEDLTIKIVSKLAEEDVEILYGNRRVDLRRVVEILRLAYSRGEWERRCMRDAEYQAPAAPGGLGESAGASRYATVAAMCIIAQLLSSGIDVDRADYIIRDSIHTGSLSGIYDINRYYAVLTLVPEARHTHSTLKASLRLGILEKGVTVIENMLLARIYMYSDVYLHDVSMIYSAMLSRVISLLYIAAAHLQADAREGLIAGREEARRLLEKYPALEALARLQHGVDRESLSSLEEILSMATDDTLFEAMTRIAFGRAEDLAGYITALGDKLQTSDRRARSWYREACLALHLLSYGVVARRHVDALISGSEGIVPRLIEAIESESPHITGLLRRNTTPLVTLSWSSYKPYQKDHTGGRIYVFRKRYPLEPVEIASSDQARVSRELEGKSYSKLLITYPSLNMSSQGVRHRREEPQIWRYRKGKLSADLARGSTLYRLLERSCGVSEGEARRTLQSAAARAKDLALDLFRYV; encoded by the coding sequence ATGCCTCGAGGAGGCGCCGGGGGGGTTAAGTCTAAGATTGTCAAGGACGTGGTCCACCAGTTTATAGAGCTGCCGTCGGACCTTGTGGCCACCATAGTAGACAGGCCCCTCTTCCAGAGGCTCAGGAGGGTGAGGCAGCTGAGCCTGGCGGACTACGTCTACCCGGGAGCGGTGCATACGAGGTTTGAGCATAGCCTGGGAGTCGCCTACACTATGAGGAGGGCCCTCCACCACATTGTGAAGAACGTTGAGGAGATAGTGATGCCCTCCGTCGCCGAGTATATAGAGGACGAGTACCCCCTGAAGGGGGGCCTCCAGAAGAGGCTCCAAGGCTTTGCCACCAACCTCATAAGGGATGTTACGCAGGCCCTCCGGAATATGGAGGGGGAGGCCGTTGTGGCCGCTCTCCTCCACGACTCGGGCCACATTATGGCGAGCCATATAGCCGAGCAGGCCCTCCACGACCCGCTGATCATGGTTGCCCCTAGGGCCGTCCGGGAGCTGCCCCTCCTGGAGGAGCACGAGGACCTCACCATAAAGATCGTGTCGAAGCTTGCCGAAGAGGATGTGGAGATCCTCTATGGAAATAGGAGGGTGGACCTGCGGAGGGTTGTTGAGATACTCAGGCTGGCCTACTCCCGAGGTGAGTGGGAGAGGAGGTGTATGCGGGACGCCGAGTACCAGGCACCCGCAGCACCCGGTGGACTCGGGGAGAGCGCGGGGGCTTCCCGCTACGCCACGGTAGCGGCGATGTGCATCATAGCACAGCTCCTGAGCTCTGGCATCGACGTGGACAGGGCTGACTATATAATCAGGGACAGCATACATACTGGGAGCCTCTCGGGGATATACGATATTAACCGCTACTACGCTGTTCTCACCCTTGTCCCGGAGGCTAGGCACACACACTCCACCCTCAAAGCCTCCCTCCGCCTGGGGATTCTGGAGAAGGGTGTCACGGTTATAGAGAACATGCTTCTGGCCAGGATCTACATGTACAGCGACGTCTACCTCCACGACGTCTCAATGATATACTCGGCCATGCTCTCTAGGGTGATAAGCCTGCTATACATAGCCGCCGCCCACCTCCAGGCCGACGCGAGGGAGGGCTTGATAGCCGGGAGGGAGGAGGCTAGGAGGCTCCTAGAAAAGTACCCCGCCCTCGAGGCCCTAGCTCGGCTCCAGCACGGGGTGGATAGGGAGAGTCTCAGCAGCCTTGAGGAGATTCTCTCCATGGCCACCGACGACACGTTGTTCGAGGCTATGACAAGGATAGCGTTCGGCAGGGCAGAGGATCTCGCCGGATACATTACAGCCCTAGGCGATAAGCTTCAGACCAGCGACAGGAGGGCCAGGTCCTGGTATAGGGAGGCCTGCCTGGCCCTCCATCTGCTGTCCTACGGGGTCGTGGCGCGCCGCCATGTAGACGCCCTCATATCCGGGAGCGAGGGCATAGTGCCGAGGCTCATAGAGGCTATAGAGAGCGAGAGCCCACACATAACGGGGCTCCTCCGCCGCAACACAACACCCCTGGTAACCCTCTCATGGTCCTCCTACAAGCCGTACCAGAAGGACCATACGGGTGGTAGGATATACGTCTTCAGGAAGCGCTACCCCCTCGAGCCTGTCGAAATAGCCTCCTCCGACCAGGCCCGCGTATCCAGAGAGCTCGAGGGAAAGTCATACTCCAAACTACTGATAACATACCCCTCTCTAAACATGTCCAGCCAGGGTGTGAGGCATCGCCGGGAGGAGCCGCAGATCTGGAGGTACAGGAAGGGGAAGCTCTCAGCAGACCTTGCAAGGGGATCCACACTCTACAGGCTGCTGGAGAGGAGCTGTGGTGTCAGCGAGGGGGAGGCGAGGAGGACCCTCCAGTCCGCCGCTGCTAGGGCCAAGGACCTCGCGCTGGACCTGTTTAGATACGTGTAG